Genomic segment of Acidimicrobiia bacterium:
TATCGGGCCCTTTCGGACTGTTAATCCGTAGGTTGTGAGTACGAGTCTCACCCCCGGAGCACCCAAGACCCCTACTCAGCGGGGGTTTTGGCTTCTCTGCGATTAGGTCGATGATGTTGCGCAGGACGCGCTCGTGATGCGATTTGATCGTGGAGTGGGTGTCAAGACGGTCCATGACCCTCTCGAAAGCCTCACCGCGGCGCTCGACCAGAGCTCGACCCAGGCCGCTGCAATCGACCATCCCGGGCCGACCATTGCTGACGATCTTGACCCGTACGGACCGCCCCCACCCAGCAGTGATTTGCCGCCCGGGTCGCCTGGCGGCTGGGAGCGGCATTGGTTGTGGCCTGCGGCTAGGTTCCTGTTCGTGTTGGACGCATTGGAGGGATCAAATTGCAAGAGCCAGACGTGACGGCCCGGACCGAAGTGCGAGATGGGATGCGCATCACCTGGCACCAGCCGATTCTTATGGATGACGGCACGGTGCTCAGGGCGGATGTGTTTCGACCGATCGAGGACGGTAGGTATCCCGTGATCCTGACTTATGGGATCTACGCCAAGGGAGTCGCCTATCAGGAGGGATACCCTCTCCAGTGGGCGAAGATGGTGGCGGATCATCCCGAGATTCTCCAAGGCTCGACCAACAAGTATCAGAACTGGGAGGTGACCGACCCGGAGCGCTGGGTCCCCGATGGGTACGTTTGTGTGCGCGTTGATTCGCGAGGGGCCGGTTGGTCCCCCGGCTTCATGCAGCCAAACTCTCCGAGAGAGATCGAGGATCTCTACCAGTGCATCGAATGGGCGGGGACCGAGTCCTGGAGTAACGGCAAGGTGGGAATGCTGGGGATTTCGTATTACGCCAGGAACCAGTGGCGGGTGGCCACCATGCAGCCTCCCCATCTGGCAGCGATCATTCCCTGGGAAGGGGCGAATGATCCGTATCGCGATTCCGGCTACCACGGTGGCATTCTCAGCCAGTTTCAGGAGCTGTGGTCGAAGGTTCAGGTGGTCAACGTTCAGTACGGGCGTGGTGACCGAGCTCGAACAAACCCGAATACCGGTGAGTCGGTAGCCGGACCCGTCACGTTCTCCGACGACGAGTTGGCCGCCAACCGGGTAAACGCTTATGAAGAGTTGAAGAGTCACCCGCTCTATGACGATTGGCACCGTGCCGGGGTTGCCGACCTGTCCCTCGTTAGGGTGCCGATGTTGACGTGTGCCAACTGGGGAGGTCAGGGCATCCATCCCCGCGGCAACTTCAACGGGTTTATCGAAGCCGCTTCTGAGCAGAAGTGGCTCGAAGTGCATGGCGATTCTCATTGGTCGTTGTTCTCAAGTGGCTACGGCCTCGATCTCCAGAAGCGCTTCTTCGACCACTTCCTCAAGGAGATCGACAATGGTTGGGAGGTCACGGCGCCGGTGATGCTCAACGTTCGTCACCCAGGAGAGAAGTTTGTCCTCCGGTATGAGAACGAATGGCCCCTGGCGCGTACGGAGTGGACGAAGCTCTACCTCGACCCACAAAACAGAGAGCTCTCGCTCGAAGCGCCAGCTGTGAAGACTTCTGTGACATATGAGGCGCTCGGCGATGGCGTTACGTTCCGGTTTCCCGCGTTCGAGAATGAGACGGAATTGACCGGCCCGATGGCGGCGAAGCTTTTTGTGTCTTCGGACAACCGGGATGCGGATCTGTTCCTCATTGTCCGGGTCTTCGACCCGGATGGCAACGAGGTGACGTTCATGGGGTCAACCGATCCGAATACGCCGATCGCCAACGGGTGGCTGAGGGTGTCGCATCGGGCGCTCGACCAGGACCGAAGCTTGCCGTACCGTCCATACCACCCCCACGATCGGGTCGAGGCGCTGACGCCCGGCGCGGTGTACGAGTGCGATGTCGAGATCGTGGCCTCCTGCCTGGTAATCCCGGCCGGGTGGAGTCTGGCGTTGACGGTTCGGGGCAAGGACTACGAGTACGACGGTGAACTCGGCGAATTTGCCAAGACGTTTCACTATGCCACTCGTGGCACCGGTGGCATGACCCATAACGATCCTGACGACCGGCCTCTGGATATATTCGGGGGCCTGGTTACGCTTCACGCCGGTGACGGCCTGGAGCCGTACCTTCTGGTGCCAGTCATCCCGCCCCAGGCGTGAGTCGGGATAACTGATCTCGACTGATTGCGGTACCCATCGGGCGCGGGATTTGTCCTACCGTCGTCAGAAAAATTGTCGTGTTTTGACGGCATGGAAGGCTCGGACCCGTATCATGCAATATATAGGACGCCGGCTAGCGGTGGCAGTTGCCGGGTACGCTAGCTGCAGAGAGGGAGATCATGGTCACGTCGAGCCAACCATCAACGCCCAGGAACGAACCCGACGACGACTTCTGGGTCACCCGGAGAAACTTCATCAGAATCGGAGGAATGGGGGCTGCTGCTGCCTTCCTTGCGGCATGTGGAGCCAACGGCACCACCACGACCGCCGCGCCGGGCACGACTGCGGCTAGTGGGGCAACGGGTCCTATGTCAAACCTCGCGTCGATCACCATCGGCGACGGCAACCCGAACTTTGCATCTGAATGGACTTACCACACCGCCCTATCGAAGGGTTGGTTGACCGAAGTTGGAATTACCGAACAGAAAGTGATCGTCACCGAGGAGTATGTCGCCGGTTTGATCGGCAAGAGCCTGGATATTGTGCGCGGTGACACCGACACCCTTATCGGCGCAGCAGCTGCCAGTCAGTCGGGTTTGAAGATGATCAGCTTCCACAATGAAGCCGAGTGGCAGATAATGGGCGTTCGGGCCGGGATCGAAACGGCTGAGGATCTGAAGGGCGCCAAGATCAGCGGCGGCGACATCGGTTCTCGCAACGACTTCATTCAACGACGGATTGTGGCCGAACTCGGTCTAGATCCTGATACCGACGTCGAATTTGTTCCGACGTCCGGTGGATCCGACTCCCGGCTGCAAGCGCTGCTGGCGGGCAGTCTTGATGCTGCCAGCGTCTTTCCCCGCCACCGCGGAGCGCTTGAGGGCGCCGGCGGCAAGTTCCTTTACGAGGTCTCGGTCCCTAACCCTCAGGAAGGTTATGCCGCCATGGAGGACTGGCTCGCAGCGAACGGGGACGCGGCAACTGCGTGGCTCACCGCCGAGCTTCGGGGCCGCCAGTACATACTCGATGTCGACAAGAACAAGGACGAGGTTGTCGAAATCATGAAAGGGTACGGTTTCGATCTTCCCCAGGACTTCATCGATGCCTATGCAGACGAAGCCGGCGATCTTTCGGTCGATGGTGGATTCAATCCGGTCCAACTGGACACCCTGATGGACGAGTTCAAGTTGCTCGGGTTCATGGATGAGTCGGTGGAATGGCGCGACCATGTGGACATGACCTACCTGTGGGCTGCCCAAGACGCGCTTGGCATTCCGCGGCGCCCCGATCCGTCGGAGTTATGAGCGATCTGTCTACTTCAGGGCCGGTGATCGAGGCCAAGAATCTGACGGTCGGATACGAAATGGCCCGTGAGCGCCAGAGGCTGACGGCGCTCACGGGAATCAACCTGACGGTTAACCGCGGGGAGTTTGTGGTTCTGGTTGGTCCGTCGGGCTGTGGCAAGACCACCCTCATCAACGCGATCGCCGGGTTGGTTAAGCCTTGGGTGGGGAAGATACTCGTCAATGGCCAGTCAGTGGTGGGTCCGGGCTCGGACCGGGCAATGGTTTTCCAGGACTACGCATTGCTGCCATGGCGCACGGTGAAACAGAATATTCGCCTGCCATTCGAAATGCACAATCGTCATTTGCCGAAAGACGAAGTCGAAGAACGAATATCCCACTACATATCATTGGTCGACCTTGAGGGATTCGAAGACTCGTTTCCCTACGAGCTGTCCGGCGGTATGAAGCAACGGGTTGGAATCGCGCGAGCCCTGGTATCGGGACCTGACATTCTTCTGGCTGATGAACCTTTCGCTGCCATCGATGCGATGACGCGTGAGGCAATGCAATGGGAGCTAGAACGCGTTGTGAGTCAGACCGGCCAAACCGTCGTGTTCATAACGCACTCGATAGATGAGGCCATCGCATTGGGAGACCGGGTGGTGGTCATCTCATACCGGCCGGGCAAGATCAAGGAAATTGTTGATGTCGATCTTCCTCGGCCCCGTTTTGAGCAGGACGTCAAGAGTAGTCCCGAATACGTCAGGCTCCGCGAACATGTGTGGGATCTGGTTCGAGACGAGGCCATCCAGGCAACCCGGGGAAGAGCCCGATGAGCACCCTGCCGGCGGCCCCCGAACCGACCATCGACGACTCCGGGCGAATCGAGACGACGAAGGTCTCTCTCGGATACGTTTGGCGGCGGATCGGGCCTGCAATCATCACCGTCATCAATCTGACGGTCTTCTTCATTGGCTGGGAGATTTTTGCTCGCTCGGGGGTGGTCAACAACATCTTTATTCCCCGACCAAGCGACATGTTCACGACGTTGTGGCAGGGTCTCACTGATCCCGCTCCGGTAGTCACCTTGGGCGGCAACCTCTTGGATCATGTGTTATATAGCCTCCGCAATCTGGGAATTGGGATAGTGATCGCCTGCATAATAGGGATACCCCTCGGGCTCCTGATGGGGGCGAATAGATGGGTCGATACATTGTTGAGTCCCTATGTGTGGGCTATCTCATCCATGCCCCGCATCGCCCTGGTGCCACTTTTCATCATTTTTCTGGGATTTACTGTGAAAATGCATCTCACGGTCATCGTGCTTTCAGCGGTATTCCCCATCATGATCAATTCATGGGCGGGCGTGAAAACTACCGATAAGTCGATGCTGGCCGCCGCCAGAGTATTTGGTGCGAGTCGCCGTGAGCTTTACACCAAGGTGGTGTTTCCTTTCACCCTGCCATTCATCATCGCCGGAATCCAGCAGGGGATCGGCCGCGGATTGGTTGGATTGACCATCGCCGAGATTCTGGGCGGTTCTCGCGGAATCGGTTTCCTTATCCTTCGTTCGGCCGACTCGTTCAACGCGCCGCTCATGTTCGGAGTGCTTTTCATCCTGGTGATCGTATCGCTCACGCTTATCCAGATAACCCGTTGGGTCGAGGCCAAAGTGGCGCCGTGGCGTAATCTCGATCAAATCTGATTTCCGCGAACCGATCTGCGGTCAGCTCGATATGGGAGAACACGTTGCCGTCAATACGGGATACGTCGGAGTGGAAAACACTCGAATCGACTGTTCAAGCCACTGGAACCTTGG
This window contains:
- a CDS encoding CocE/NonD family hydrolase, encoding MRITWHQPILMDDGTVLRADVFRPIEDGRYPVILTYGIYAKGVAYQEGYPLQWAKMVADHPEILQGSTNKYQNWEVTDPERWVPDGYVCVRVDSRGAGWSPGFMQPNSPREIEDLYQCIEWAGTESWSNGKVGMLGISYYARNQWRVATMQPPHLAAIIPWEGANDPYRDSGYHGGILSQFQELWSKVQVVNVQYGRGDRARTNPNTGESVAGPVTFSDDELAANRVNAYEELKSHPLYDDWHRAGVADLSLVRVPMLTCANWGGQGIHPRGNFNGFIEAASEQKWLEVHGDSHWSLFSSGYGLDLQKRFFDHFLKEIDNGWEVTAPVMLNVRHPGEKFVLRYENEWPLARTEWTKLYLDPQNRELSLEAPAVKTSVTYEALGDGVTFRFPAFENETELTGPMAAKLFVSSDNRDADLFLIVRVFDPDGNEVTFMGSTDPNTPIANGWLRVSHRALDQDRSLPYRPYHPHDRVEALTPGAVYECDVEIVASCLVIPAGWSLALTVRGKDYEYDGELGEFAKTFHYATRGTGGMTHNDPDDRPLDIFGGLVTLHAGDGLEPYLLVPVIPPQA
- a CDS encoding ABC transporter substrate-binding protein, with translation MVTSSQPSTPRNEPDDDFWVTRRNFIRIGGMGAAAAFLAACGANGTTTTAAPGTTAASGATGPMSNLASITIGDGNPNFASEWTYHTALSKGWLTEVGITEQKVIVTEEYVAGLIGKSLDIVRGDTDTLIGAAAASQSGLKMISFHNEAEWQIMGVRAGIETAEDLKGAKISGGDIGSRNDFIQRRIVAELGLDPDTDVEFVPTSGGSDSRLQALLAGSLDAASVFPRHRGALEGAGGKFLYEVSVPNPQEGYAAMEDWLAANGDAATAWLTAELRGRQYILDVDKNKDEVVEIMKGYGFDLPQDFIDAYADEAGDLSVDGGFNPVQLDTLMDEFKLLGFMDESVEWRDHVDMTYLWAAQDALGIPRRPDPSEL
- a CDS encoding ABC transporter ATP-binding protein; its protein translation is MSTSGPVIEAKNLTVGYEMARERQRLTALTGINLTVNRGEFVVLVGPSGCGKTTLINAIAGLVKPWVGKILVNGQSVVGPGSDRAMVFQDYALLPWRTVKQNIRLPFEMHNRHLPKDEVEERISHYISLVDLEGFEDSFPYELSGGMKQRVGIARALVSGPDILLADEPFAAIDAMTREAMQWELERVVSQTGQTVVFITHSIDEAIALGDRVVVISYRPGKIKEIVDVDLPRPRFEQDVKSSPEYVRLREHVWDLVRDEAIQATRGRAR
- a CDS encoding ABC transporter permease encodes the protein MSTLPAAPEPTIDDSGRIETTKVSLGYVWRRIGPAIITVINLTVFFIGWEIFARSGVVNNIFIPRPSDMFTTLWQGLTDPAPVVTLGGNLLDHVLYSLRNLGIGIVIACIIGIPLGLLMGANRWVDTLLSPYVWAISSMPRIALVPLFIIFLGFTVKMHLTVIVLSAVFPIMINSWAGVKTTDKSMLAAARVFGASRRELYTKVVFPFTLPFIIAGIQQGIGRGLVGLTIAEILGGSRGIGFLILRSADSFNAPLMFGVLFILVIVSLTLIQITRWVEAKVAPWRNLDQI